From one [Ruminococcus] lactaris ATCC 29176 genomic stretch:
- a CDS encoding DUF512 domain-containing protein yields MKKHEHIVKKVQSGSIAEELGIEPGDQLLEIDGNVIEDIFDYQFYVEAEELVVLVEKPDGEQWEMEIEKEADEGLGIEFEEGLMDEYHSCHNKCIFCFIDQMPPGMRETLYFKDDDSRLSFLQGNYITLTNMSDKDVERIVRYRLEPINISFQTTNPELRCKMLHNRFAGEALKKVDILYQGGIEMNGQIVLCKGVNDGEELERSIRDLTGYLPMLKSVSVVPVGLTKYREGLYPMTPFTKEDAREVIRVIHKWQEKVYKEYGTHFIHAGDEWYLLAEMEVPQEESYDGYLQLENGVGMLRLLFNEFEEAFGKLTGDDRVEELSVATAKLAYPYIDRMARRMQEKYPGLKIHTYCIRNDFFGERITVSGLITGQDLMAQLKDQELGERLLIPCNMLKMDEDIFLDDFTLDEVADTLQVPIDIVKSSGQDFVNAILGIDTRRNRDNQNVKDRRIESV; encoded by the coding sequence ATGAAAAAGCATGAACATATCGTGAAAAAGGTTCAGTCCGGAAGTATTGCGGAGGAACTGGGGATTGAACCGGGAGATCAATTGCTGGAGATCGACGGGAATGTGATCGAGGACATTTTTGACTATCAGTTCTATGTAGAGGCAGAAGAACTGGTTGTTCTGGTTGAAAAACCGGATGGCGAACAGTGGGAGATGGAGATCGAGAAAGAGGCCGATGAGGGGCTTGGGATCGAATTTGAAGAGGGACTGATGGATGAGTATCATTCCTGCCATAATAAGTGTATTTTTTGCTTTATTGATCAGATGCCGCCGGGAATGCGTGAGACACTGTATTTCAAGGATGATGATTCCCGCCTTTCCTTTTTACAGGGAAATTATATCACGCTGACGAATATGAGTGATAAGGATGTTGAGAGAATTGTGAGGTACAGACTGGAACCGATCAATATTTCTTTTCAGACGACGAACCCGGAGCTTCGCTGCAAAATGCTCCACAACCGTTTTGCGGGGGAGGCACTGAAAAAGGTGGACATCCTGTATCAGGGCGGAATCGAGATGAATGGGCAGATCGTACTTTGCAAAGGGGTTAATGACGGGGAAGAACTAGAACGGAGCATCCGGGATCTGACGGGATATCTGCCGATGCTGAAAAGTGTGTCTGTTGTGCCGGTAGGTCTGACGAAGTACCGGGAAGGGCTTTATCCCATGACCCCTTTTACAAAAGAGGATGCGAGAGAAGTGATCCGGGTGATCCATAAGTGGCAGGAGAAGGTTTATAAAGAGTATGGAACGCATTTTATCCATGCAGGTGATGAATGGTATCTGCTGGCAGAGATGGAAGTTCCGCAGGAAGAAAGTTATGATGGTTATCTGCAGTTGGAGAATGGAGTTGGAATGCTGCGGCTTTTGTTCAATGAGTTTGAAGAAGCATTCGGAAAGCTGACAGGTGATGACCGGGTGGAAGAACTTTCCGTTGCAACAGCAAAGCTGGCGTATCCATATATAGACAGGATGGCACGGCGGATGCAGGAGAAATATCCGGGGTTGAAGATCCATACGTATTGTATCAGAAATGATTTCTTTGGTGAGAGGATCACGGTATCCGGGCTGATCACGGGGCAGGATCTGATGGCACAGTTAAAAGATCAGGAACTTGGGGAAAGACTTCTGATCCCATGTAATATGCTGAAGATGGATGAGGATATTTTTCTGGATGATTTTACATTGGATGAGGTGGCGGATACTTTACAAGTTCCGATTGATATTGTAAAATCAAGCGGGCAGGATTTCGTGAATGCCATTTTAGGAATTGATACAAGAAGAAATAGAGACAATCAGAATGTAAAAGACCGCAGGATCGAGTCGGTCTGA
- a CDS encoding ribose-phosphate pyrophosphokinase has translation MTNIEMLEKTLPVAPLKLIAMESCQALGQKVNDYIVSFRENTINEVTESPLYINYKSNNYLVDCSCPRFGSGEAKGVLKETIRGTDLFIMTDVCNYSLTYTVNGHVNHMSPDDHYQDLKRIIAAATGKARRINVIMPFLYESRQHKRTRRESLDCALALEELNAMGVANIITFDAHDPRVQNAIPLSGFDSFDPPYQFLKALFREVPDIKPDKEHLMIVSPDEGAMHRAVYFSNVLGVDMGMFYKRRDYSTVVNGKNPIVAHEFLGDDVTGKDVIIVDDMISSGESMLDVAKQLKERNAGRVFVCTTFGLFTDGFDKFDEYYEKGYINKVVTTNLTYLPPVLYEKPYFVKADMSKFLALIIDSLNHDVTIGSVMNPTDKIHALLEKHKKGLI, from the coding sequence ATGACAAATATCGAAATGTTAGAAAAAACTCTCCCGGTTGCCCCACTGAAGCTGATCGCAATGGAAAGCTGTCAGGCTCTGGGACAGAAGGTCAATGATTATATTGTATCTTTCAGGGAGAACACCATCAACGAAGTAACCGAATCCCCCTTATATATCAATTATAAGTCCAACAATTATCTGGTTGACTGCAGTTGTCCGAGATTTGGATCCGGGGAAGCAAAAGGTGTATTAAAAGAGACGATCCGGGGAACAGATCTGTTCATTATGACCGATGTATGTAATTATAGCCTTACCTATACTGTAAATGGTCATGTAAACCATATGTCCCCAGATGACCATTATCAGGATCTCAAAAGGATCATTGCTGCTGCAACCGGAAAGGCACGCCGTATCAATGTGATCATGCCATTCCTTTACGAAAGCAGACAGCATAAACGTACCAGAAGAGAATCTCTTGACTGTGCACTTGCCCTTGAAGAGCTTAATGCAATGGGGGTTGCCAATATCATTACTTTTGATGCCCATGACCCACGTGTACAGAATGCGATCCCGTTAAGTGGCTTTGACAGCTTTGACCCGCCGTATCAGTTCCTGAAGGCACTTTTCCGTGAAGTTCCTGATATCAAGCCTGATAAAGAACATCTGATGATCGTCAGCCCTGATGAGGGAGCGATGCATCGTGCGGTTTACTTTTCTAACGTACTTGGTGTTGACATGGGTATGTTCTACAAACGCCGTGATTATTCAACTGTCGTAAATGGAAAGAATCCGATCGTTGCACATGAATTTCTTGGAGATGACGTGACCGGAAAAGATGTCATCATCGTAGACGATATGATCTCCTCCGGTGAAAGTATGCTGGATGTTGCCAAGCAGTTAAAAGAACGGAATGCCGGACGCGTTTTTGTATGCACGACTTTCGGACTTTTCACAGATGGATTTGATAAGTTTGATGAATACTATGAAAAAGGATATATCAATAAAGTGGTCACAACCAACCTGACCTATCTGCCACCGGTACTTTATGAAAAACCATATTTCGTAAAGGCAGATATGAGTAAATTCCTTGCACTGATTATTGACTCTCTCAACCATGATGTAACCATCGGTTCCGTTATGAATCCGACAGATAAAATCCATGCATTACTGGAGAAGCATAAAAAGGGATTGATTTAA
- a CDS encoding sodium:solute symporter family transporter — protein MGIKLFLLILFFAVMVGVGFYSRRHVNSVDGFVLGGRSVGPWLTAFAYGTSYFSAVVFVGYAGQFGWKYGIASTWIGIGNALIGSLLAWVILGRRTKVMTQHLSAKTMPDFFGQRYGSKSLKIVASVIVFVFLIPYTASVYNGLSRLFGMAFNIPYTWCVIAMAVFTAIYVILGGYMATAINDFIQGIIMLFGIVAVIAAVLNGQGGFMEAVSKMAQIPSDVPATMGQPGAFTAFFGPDPLNLLGVVILTSLGTWGLPQMIGKFYAIKDEKSINTGTVISTLFAIVISGGCYFLGGFGRLFDSAEIYNAETGAVVYDSIIPSMLSKLPDILIGIVVVLVLSASMSTLSSLVLTSSSTMTLDLLKDNIMKKMSEKKQIITMQILIVFFIVVSVVIALDPPTFIAQLMGISWGALAGAFLAPFLYGLYWKGVTRAGVWAGFIAGVGITVSNMFIGYIASPINAGAVAMVAGLVIVPLVSLVTPKLKKEDVDEIFTCYEEKVVSTKKRNL, from the coding sequence ATGGGGATTAAATTATTTTTGCTGATCCTATTTTTTGCAGTGATGGTTGGCGTCGGATTTTATTCCAGGAGACATGTGAACAGTGTAGACGGGTTTGTACTTGGAGGGCGTTCGGTAGGTCCGTGGCTGACTGCGTTTGCGTATGGAACCTCCTATTTTTCTGCAGTTGTATTTGTAGGATATGCGGGACAGTTTGGATGGAAATACGGAATTGCAAGTACCTGGATCGGAATCGGGAATGCATTGATCGGAAGTCTGCTGGCATGGGTTATTCTTGGAAGAAGAACGAAGGTTATGACGCAGCATCTGAGTGCAAAGACAATGCCGGATTTTTTTGGACAGAGGTATGGAAGCAAATCGTTAAAAATCGTAGCATCGGTGATTGTGTTTGTGTTCCTGATCCCGTATACAGCATCCGTCTATAATGGACTGTCCAGACTTTTTGGAATGGCATTTAACATTCCTTATACATGGTGCGTGATCGCAATGGCAGTGTTTACGGCGATTTATGTGATTCTGGGCGGATATATGGCAACAGCGATCAATGACTTTATTCAGGGAATTATTATGCTGTTCGGAATTGTTGCGGTGATTGCTGCTGTATTAAACGGTCAGGGCGGCTTTATGGAAGCAGTTTCTAAGATGGCACAGATTCCGAGTGATGTCCCTGCAACGATGGGACAGCCCGGAGCATTTACAGCCTTCTTCGGTCCGGATCCGCTGAATCTGCTTGGCGTAGTGATTTTAACTTCACTTGGAACATGGGGACTTCCGCAGATGATCGGAAAATTTTATGCAATCAAAGATGAAAAGTCTATTAATACGGGAACAGTGATCTCTACACTTTTTGCTATTGTGATTTCAGGAGGATGTTATTTCCTGGGTGGATTTGGAAGACTATTTGACAGTGCAGAAATTTATAATGCAGAAACCGGAGCGGTCGTTTACGATAGTATTATTCCTTCCATGCTTTCAAAACTGCCGGATATTCTGATCGGAATTGTGGTTGTCCTGGTGCTTTCCGCATCAATGTCAACACTTTCATCCCTGGTACTGACATCCAGTTCAACGATGACACTGGATCTGTTGAAAGACAATATCATGAAAAAGATGAGTGAGAAAAAGCAGATCATTACGATGCAGATCCTGATCGTATTTTTTATCGTTGTATCGGTGGTGATCGCACTGGATCCGCCGACTTTTATTGCTCAGCTTATGGGAATTTCATGGGGAGCTCTTGCAGGAGCATTTCTTGCACCGTTTCTGTATGGTCTGTACTGGAAAGGTGTGACAAGAGCAGGAGTCTGGGCAGGATTTATTGCCGGAGTCGGAATTACGGTTTCTAATATGTTCATAGGATATATTGCATCACCGATCAATGCCGGTGCTGTTGCGATGGTAGCAGGTCTGGTGATCGTTCCGCTGGTAAGCCTTGTGACACCGAAATTGAAGAAAGAAGATGTAGATGAGATCTTTACGTGCTATGAAGAAAAAGTGGTGAGTACGAAGAAGAGGAATTTGTAA
- a CDS encoding NAD(P)-dependent oxidoreductase, with the protein MKKISFIGVGIMGKSMVRNLMKAGFELHIYARTKAKVEDVISEGAIFHESIGECVSECDAVITIVGFPQDVEEVYFDEENILDCASKGAYLIDMTTTSPQIAEKIYAEGTKRGFHVLDAPVTGGDTGAKAGTLSILVGGDKEDFEACMPLFEAMGTNINYQGEAGKGQHCKLANQIMIAGTLSGVCEALTYAKEQGLDLDVVMRSVSTGAAGSKQLDTFGPKIIAGDYAPGFFMKHFIKDMKLALIEANRKGLSLDVLSMVLANYEELEAEGYGELGTQALIKFYDEEHRYMEDEEEPEQAEE; encoded by the coding sequence GTGAAAAAGATTAGTTTTATTGGCGTAGGCATCATGGGGAAATCCATGGTAAGAAATCTTATGAAAGCAGGATTTGAACTTCATATCTATGCCCGGACAAAAGCAAAAGTGGAAGACGTTATCAGTGAAGGTGCGATCTTTCATGAATCGATCGGAGAGTGCGTCAGCGAATGTGATGCAGTGATTACGATCGTAGGATTCCCGCAGGATGTGGAAGAAGTTTATTTTGATGAGGAAAATATCCTTGACTGTGCATCGAAGGGTGCTTATCTGATCGACATGACAACAACCAGCCCTCAGATTGCAGAAAAGATTTATGCAGAGGGAACGAAGCGGGGATTCCATGTGCTGGATGCACCGGTGACAGGAGGCGATACAGGAGCGAAAGCAGGAACGTTATCCATTCTTGTCGGTGGAGATAAGGAAGATTTTGAAGCATGTATGCCGCTTTTTGAGGCGATGGGAACGAACATCAATTACCAGGGAGAAGCCGGAAAAGGTCAGCACTGTAAGCTGGCAAACCAGATCATGATCGCCGGAACGCTTTCCGGTGTATGTGAGGCTCTTACTTATGCCAAAGAACAGGGACTGGATCTGGATGTAGTGATGAGATCTGTTTCGACGGGGGCAGCAGGAAGTAAGCAGTTAGATACATTTGGACCAAAGATCATTGCAGGAGATTATGCACCGGGATTTTTCATGAAGCATTTTATTAAAGATATGAAGCTTGCCCTGATCGAAGCAAACCGGAAAGGCTTATCACTGGATGTCTTAAGCATGGTTCTTGCGAATTATGAAGAACTGGAGGCAGAAGGGTATGGAGAACTGGGAACGCAGGCATTGATCAAATTTTATGATGAAGAACATCGATATATGGAAGATGAGGAAGAACCGGAACAGGCAGAAGAATAG
- a CDS encoding UDP-N-acetylglucosamine pyrophosphorylase gives MTEALTVKKLYTLDQTIAKDIFEGVTYPWEVLPKISSFILELGKTLSEDEYEKRGENVWIAKSAKVAPTAFINGPAIIGKDAEVRHCAFIRGNAIVGEGAVVGNSTELKNVILFNKVQVPHYNYVGDSVLGYKSHMGAGSITSNVKSDKKLVVVKAGGEKIETGMKKFGAMLGDEVEVGCGSVLNPGTVVGSHSNIYPLSSVRGFVPAHSIYKKQGEVVEKQGE, from the coding sequence ATGACAGAAGCATTAACAGTAAAAAAACTTTATACATTGGATCAGACAATAGCAAAGGATATTTTTGAAGGAGTGACTTATCCATGGGAAGTACTTCCGAAGATCAGCAGCTTTATTCTGGAGCTGGGAAAGACGCTGAGTGAAGATGAGTATGAGAAGCGTGGAGAAAATGTGTGGATCGCAAAGAGTGCAAAAGTAGCACCAACTGCATTTATTAATGGACCGGCGATCATTGGGAAGGATGCAGAAGTCCGTCATTGTGCATTTATCCGTGGAAATGCGATCGTAGGAGAGGGTGCTGTTGTAGGCAATTCGACCGAGCTGAAAAATGTGATCTTATTTAATAAAGTACAGGTACCACATTATAATTATGTGGGAGATTCTGTACTGGGATATAAATCCCATATGGGAGCAGGCTCGATCACATCCAATGTGAAATCAGACAAGAAACTTGTTGTTGTAAAAGCAGGCGGAGAAAAGATCGAGACAGGCATGAAAAAGTTTGGTGCGATGCTGGGTGATGAAGTGGAAGTCGGATGTGGAAGTGTCCTGAATCCGGGAACTGTTGTTGGAAGTCACAGTAATATTTATCCACTTTCTTCTGTGCGTGGATTTGTACCTGCCCACAGCATTTATAAAAAGCAGGGCGAAGTAGTCGAAAAGCAGGGAGAATAA
- a CDS encoding D-2-hydroxyacid dehydrogenase has protein sequence MKKILVTIPVREKDRKFLEEKGKEFQFCYRTKEEITVSDVVDAEIILGNIPVELVPKAKKLKFLQLDSAGSTEYTASGVLMPDTKLANATGAYGLAISEYMLAGVLMLRKKLHLYQKNMEQHLWKDEGEVLSIRDSVTLVVGLGDIGSQFAEKMHALGSEVIGVRKHKAARPDYIKEVCQQEDLDRLLPKADIVACCMPGTGETAGMFDLERMKKMKPGAILINVGRGSLIPGEALKKMLVEGHLGGAILDVTEEEPLPADSPLWDLPNLLITPHVSGNYHMRQILDTVVKIAGENLEAFLDGKELVNEVDLCTGYRKFKA, from the coding sequence ATGAAAAAAATACTTGTAACCATTCCGGTACGGGAAAAAGACCGGAAGTTTCTGGAAGAAAAGGGGAAGGAATTTCAGTTCTGCTACAGGACAAAAGAGGAAATAACCGTCTCAGATGTGGTGGATGCGGAGATCATTCTGGGAAATATCCCTGTAGAGCTGGTCCCTAAGGCTAAAAAGTTAAAGTTTCTCCAGCTTGACAGTGCCGGATCGACAGAATATACGGCATCAGGAGTCCTCATGCCGGATACAAAGCTGGCAAATGCCACAGGAGCTTACGGGCTGGCAATTTCAGAATATATGCTGGCTGGAGTATTGATGCTGCGGAAAAAGCTGCATCTGTATCAGAAAAATATGGAGCAGCATCTGTGGAAGGACGAGGGAGAAGTGCTGTCAATCCGTGATTCGGTGACGCTTGTTGTGGGACTTGGTGATATTGGAAGTCAGTTTGCGGAAAAAATGCATGCACTGGGCAGTGAAGTGATCGGTGTGAGAAAGCATAAAGCAGCCAGACCGGATTATATAAAAGAAGTCTGTCAGCAGGAAGATTTAGACCGTCTGCTTCCGAAAGCGGATATCGTTGCGTGCTGTATGCCGGGAACAGGGGAGACAGCAGGGATGTTTGACCTGGAGCGGATGAAGAAAATGAAACCGGGAGCAATCCTCATCAATGTAGGGCGTGGAAGCCTGATCCCGGGAGAAGCATTGAAAAAAATGCTTGTTGAAGGTCATTTAGGAGGTGCAATTCTGGATGTGACGGAGGAGGAACCGCTTCCGGCAGATTCTCCTTTGTGGGATCTTCCCAATCTTCTGATCACACCACATGTATCGGGCAATTACCATATGAGGCAGATCCTTGATACAGTTGTAAAGATCGCGGGAGAGAATCTGGAGGCATTCCTTGATGGAAAAGAACTTGTCAATGAGGTAGATCTTTGTACCGGGTACAGAAAATTCAAAGCGTAG
- a CDS encoding DNA topoisomerase, whose amino-acid sequence MGKSIYIAEKPSVAREFAKALKLNAKNRDGYMESENAIVTWCVGHLVTMSYPEEYDPALKKWSLDTLPFIPDDFKYEVIPQVAKQFQIVSGLLTREDVDRIYVCTDSGREGEYIYRLVEQEAHVKGKERRRVWIDSQTEEEILRGIREAKDLSEYDNLAASAYLRAKEDYLMGINFSRLLTLKYGNSISNYLHTKYSVISVGRVMTCVLGMVVRREREIRDFVKTPFYRVVSTIDAQGHQFEGEWKAVKGSRYFESYDLYKENGFKEREKAEELIRFLLEGVDQKEGPVCRIESIEKKKEKKNPPLLYNLAELQNDCSKRFKISPDETLRIVQELYEKKLVTYPRTDARVLSTAVAKEISRNLNGLSKYPMAAPYLKDIQAFGNYKELAKTRYVNDKQITDHYAIIPTGQGLNALSSVAPTAHRVYDLIVRRFLSIFYPPAVYQKVAIVSSIKEERFFSNFKVLAEEGYLKVAGVPKGRNTSAKGKPEGSMKEEEEKESGADGAEEEQGLDTALFEVIKSLKKGAVLPVRALNIKEGETSPPKRYNSGSIILAMENAGQLIEDEELRAQIKGSGIGTSATRAEILKKLINIKYLSLNKKTQVITPTLQGEMVYDVVDHSIKSLLNPELTASWEKGLNYVAEGTITSEEYMQKLDHFVTVRTVGVKGLNNQYQLRACYDHAAAFYKRGRK is encoded by the coding sequence ATGGGAAAATCAATCTACATAGCGGAAAAACCAAGTGTTGCAAGAGAGTTTGCAAAAGCTTTGAAATTAAATGCAAAGAACCGGGACGGATACATGGAGTCGGAGAATGCGATTGTTACGTGGTGTGTAGGACATCTTGTGACAATGAGTTATCCTGAGGAGTATGATCCGGCACTGAAAAAATGGAGTCTGGACACACTGCCGTTTATTCCGGATGATTTTAAATATGAGGTGATCCCGCAGGTTGCAAAGCAGTTTCAGATTGTCAGCGGGCTTTTGACGAGAGAGGATGTAGACCGGATTTATGTCTGTACCGACTCAGGACGTGAGGGAGAATACATTTACCGGCTGGTTGAACAGGAGGCTCATGTAAAGGGAAAGGAACGGCGAAGAGTCTGGATCGATTCGCAGACGGAAGAAGAAATCCTGCGTGGGATCCGTGAAGCAAAAGATCTTTCCGAATATGACAACCTGGCAGCTTCAGCTTATCTGAGAGCGAAAGAAGATTATCTGATGGGAATCAACTTTTCGAGGCTGCTGACATTAAAATATGGAAATAGCATTTCCAACTATCTCCATACGAAGTATTCGGTGATCTCAGTCGGTCGGGTTATGACATGTGTGCTGGGAATGGTGGTCAGGAGAGAAAGAGAAATCCGGGATTTTGTAAAGACTCCATTTTACAGAGTCGTCAGTACGATTGATGCACAGGGGCATCAGTTTGAGGGAGAATGGAAAGCAGTCAAAGGCTCACGATACTTTGAGTCATATGATCTCTATAAGGAAAATGGATTTAAGGAAAGAGAAAAAGCAGAAGAACTGATCCGGTTTTTGCTGGAAGGTGTGGATCAGAAAGAGGGTCCGGTCTGTCGGATCGAATCGATTGAGAAGAAAAAGGAAAAGAAAAATCCACCGCTTTTATATAATCTGGCAGAATTGCAGAATGACTGTTCCAAAAGATTTAAGATCAGTCCGGATGAGACGTTGCGGATTGTGCAGGAACTGTATGAAAAGAAGCTTGTAACCTATCCGAGAACAGATGCAAGGGTGCTTTCCACAGCAGTGGCAAAAGAGATATCCCGCAATCTGAACGGTCTGTCAAAATATCCGATGGCGGCACCTTATCTGAAAGATATCCAGGCATTTGGAAATTATAAGGAGCTTGCAAAGACCAGATATGTAAATGATAAGCAGATCACGGATCATTATGCTATCATTCCGACGGGGCAGGGACTGAATGCTTTAAGTTCTGTTGCACCGACAGCACACCGGGTCTATGATCTGATCGTACGGCGTTTTTTAAGTATTTTTTATCCGCCTGCCGTATATCAGAAAGTTGCAATCGTATCCTCCATCAAAGAAGAACGCTTTTTCTCCAACTTTAAAGTACTGGCAGAAGAGGGGTATCTGAAAGTGGCAGGAGTTCCGAAAGGCAGGAATACTTCCGCAAAAGGAAAACCGGAAGGCAGCATGAAAGAAGAGGAAGAAAAAGAAAGCGGAGCAGATGGAGCAGAGGAAGAACAGGGACTGGATACTGCATTGTTTGAGGTGATCAAATCACTGAAGAAGGGGGCAGTGCTTCCGGTCAGGGCATTGAATATCAAAGAGGGAGAAACGTCTCCACCGAAAAGATATAATTCCGGTTCGATCATTCTTGCGATGGAGAATGCAGGACAGTTGATTGAAGACGAGGAATTGCGGGCTCAGATCAAGGGCAGTGGAATCGGAACGAGTGCGACTCGTGCAGAAATCCTGAAAAAGCTGATCAATATTAAATATCTTTCTCTGAATAAGAAGACGCAGGTGATCACGCCGACGCTTCAGGGAGAGATGGTTTATGATGTGGTTGATCATTCAATCAAATCACTTTTGAATCCGGAGCTGACAGCAAGCTGGGAAAAAGGACTGAACTACGTGGCAGAAGGAACGATCACTTCCGAGGAATATATGCAGAAGCTGGATCATTTTGTAACGGTCAGGACTGTGGGCGTGAAAGGATTGAATAATCAGTATCAGCTACGTGCGTGTTATGACCATGCAGCTGCATTTTATAAAAGAGGTAGAAAATGA
- a CDS encoding aldose epimerase family protein, translating to MEKLQIQKFGITKDGSKPYLYKMKNDAGMEVQVSDFGATLVNVTVLDQDKNPVEVVLGYEDAAGYENGTAAIGAIVGRNANRIGGACVTINGIDYKLAENDGKNNLHSGPDVYQKRMWRVIENGDDHVTFLLHSPDGDQGYPGALDMKVTYTLDEENGLTIHYEAVPDQDTVINMTNHSYFNLNGHKSGSVLHHRMQLLSDAFTPADAQSIPTGEICSVDGTPMDFRSTKELGAEIDAAYEPLILGTGYDHNWVLKNEGRFDKVAEVTGDESGIVMEVWTDRPGVQVYTANFLENEAGRNGAVYQKRDAVCLETQNYPDAVHQKNFPEAICKKGETYDTKTAYRFHIE from the coding sequence ATGGAAAAACTTCAGATTCAGAAATTCGGGATAACGAAAGACGGCAGTAAACCTTATCTTTATAAAATGAAAAATGACGCAGGGATGGAAGTGCAGGTCTCTGACTTTGGAGCGACCCTTGTGAATGTGACTGTTTTGGATCAAGATAAAAATCCGGTAGAAGTGGTACTTGGGTATGAGGATGCAGCCGGTTATGAAAATGGAACGGCAGCGATCGGTGCAATTGTCGGAAGAAATGCAAACCGGATCGGTGGTGCGTGTGTGACGATTAACGGGATTGATTATAAGCTGGCAGAGAATGACGGAAAAAATAATCTGCACAGCGGACCGGATGTCTATCAGAAACGGATGTGGAGGGTCATCGAAAACGGGGATGACCATGTAACCTTTCTTCTGCACAGCCCGGATGGAGATCAGGGATATCCGGGAGCGTTGGACATGAAAGTTACCTATACGCTGGACGAGGAGAATGGGCTGACGATTCATTATGAAGCTGTACCGGATCAGGATACGGTAATTAATATGACAAACCACAGTTATTTCAATCTGAACGGTCATAAAAGCGGCTCTGTATTACATCATAGAATGCAGCTTTTATCTGATGCTTTTACCCCGGCTGATGCTCAGTCCATACCGACAGGAGAAATCTGTTCTGTAGATGGAACACCGATGGATTTCAGAAGTACAAAAGAACTGGGAGCGGAGATTGATGCAGCGTATGAACCACTGATACTTGGAACTGGTTACGACCATAACTGGGTATTGAAAAACGAGGGCAGATTTGATAAAGTAGCAGAAGTGACTGGAGATGAAAGCGGTATCGTCATGGAAGTATGGACAGACCGTCCGGGAGTTCAGGTTTATACAGCCAATTTCCTGGAAAATGAAGCAGGAAGGAATGGGGCAGTCTATCAGAAGCGGGATGCAGTGTGCCTGGAGACACAGAATTATCCGGATGCGGTTCATCAGAAAAATTTTCCTGAAGCAATCTGCAAAAAAGGGGAAACTTACGATACAAAGACCGCTTATCGTTTCCATATTGAATAG